Genomic segment of Schistocerca nitens isolate TAMUIC-IGC-003100 chromosome 9, iqSchNite1.1, whole genome shotgun sequence:
ATGTGGCCACTGGTTATGATAGTACTGTGACAGCTGTGAATTACGTGAACGAgtagtgaaccacctgcatcctttcgtgCTGCTTACCTGATAGCGATGGTACCTTTGAGCAAGATAATTGTCCGTGTCAGAAGGCCACAATCATGCTATATTGGTTTGAGGAGTATGGAGGTGAACTCCCGTGAACGTCTTGGTCCCCACATTCGCCTGATATGAAGAGAATAGAactcatctgggacgctatcggacgCCAGCGCGCCACCCGCAAAGCAAAGACCGTTAATTTATAGAAATGACTGACATGTACGTACGCATCTATTCCGTCATGTCTCCGAAAACCTTCTAATGATATGTCGAGTACGCGCACAGGTGAATCGCTGCTGCATTTCTTTCCAAAGCTGGTTATGCCGGTGGTCACAGCATTTTGGCTCATCGTTGTATCTTTTGATCTATGACATAGCTGTCGATCCGTAGTGGCTGCCACTGAAAAAGGTCCGGTTTTTTGCTTATCTTATTGTCACTAATGACAGTCACTGATCTTACTTTTGCGATGATGGGTTTCGATTGTCACCTACAGACATCTACAGATCGGTGTTGCTGCATGAGGAGCCTCGTAACACTGAATTGAAGATAGCTTTAGATCACAACTGAATACGGTTGCTTCAAAGATAAAAGCATGGGTGTCGTTAAgtataataaaagaagaaaaaagaatctGTTATCGGcatactctaaatggtttgtgtgtTCGGTTTATGAAGCACAGATGAAGACTAGTGTGTAATACACAGTTGtggcaaaccgcctaaaaacaagaCCAAGGCTGATTGGTACGCCAGAATAAGAACTGTTGCCCTTATTCGTATGGGGCTCATCTTTCTTTAGAGCCCATAACTTCCACTACGTCAGAACGAGGCACTGAGATCCGGGGCCGCTAAGGTTCAAGGAATGAAAGGTGAATGTCCGAATTTTAAAAGTTATTCCACTTGCTTCCCGTATCATGACACTTGTGATGCGTGGGAAATGCCGCAATGGACACGGATTCAAGTGAAGTATGGTTGAAATCCCGATTTAGCTTGTTCGTAATTCTCCTAAATCAATTATGGGGAACGCCAGTATGATTCCCTCAACAACGTAGCGGACGATTCGTTCCTCCAACATTGACCGATCCGGGCAACTGGTTGACGCTAATGTCCAAAATGTCGTCGATATCAGTGGCACTTCAAATATAAGATCTCTGAATTTCTTATCAGCCAACGATAACGTCTGGAAAATTTCGTACTAACGTTAGGACGATATTCGTAGTAATACGAGGGACCCTCAGATTAACAGAGAATTCGAATATCTACAAGTTTCTTTCGATGTTTTGATGAGGGAAAGGACTTTGACAACATTATTACGGAAAGAGAGAAGGAAGTGTGTGATacggtgagaagaatttgacagtgcgTTAAGAGACCTAAGTAGAAATCCGGTTTCTGAAGTACATGATTTTTGTTCAGAGTTATTGAGATGTttgagaaaaccattcatgacgaaACTGGTTCACCCAAGATCCAGATTGTAATTATATCCTCagatttaaagaagaatgtaataatcccataaccagagaaagcaggtgcctacagacgtgaaaattacaggATCAACAGTTCAGTAAACCATAGTTGTTAAATACTAACACCAGATGTCTACAGAAATATGGAAAGGCTGGTAGAAGATCAGTCTCAGTGCCAAAGAAATGTAAGAACACCCAAAGCAGTACTGGCCCTACGAATAATCTTAAAAGGAAGATTGTAGAAAGACAGATTCACATTTGTTACATTCATAGATTTAGAAACAATACGTTTCGACAGTGTTGATCGAAATACTTTTTGTGGAACTCTGAAgctatcagggataaaatacaacgaGGAAAAGGTTATATACAACCTGCACAGAGACTACATTGTAACTGTAAGAGTTAAACGATACGAAAGTTTGGCAGTACttcagaagggagtgacacagggctaCAGTAGGCCctcaatttttccatttttccattgagcaagcagtaaatgaaaccatgGAAAAATTGGGAaccggaattaaaattcgaggaaaagaaatgaaaactttaagctGTGCTAATGGCATAGTGATTTTATCAGACGGCATAGAACCTGGAAGATCAGTTTATTTGAATAGAAGATATCTTGAGAATGGGTTATAAGGtgaatacaacaaaaataaaacaatgttaATAGAGCGTAATCATATTAAAACTGGTGATGGTGAGGAAACTAGATTTGAAAATAAGACAGTGAAAggagtaaacgagttttgctattctgGCAGGAAAATACCTGACGAGGGCGGTAGTAATGAGGACATAAAATTCAGACTGGCGATACAGGAAAAGCTTTCCGGACACAAACAATCACGTAATATAAACGTAAATGTTAGTAAGTCTTACTTAAAATCTTTTTTGGAGTGTTATGAAGAAGATGAAATGTGAAGACATGAAGAATAtgcaaggttttgaaatgtggaggAACTGACTGGGTACATATGACAACCAACGATGAATCACTTAATCAGATgtagaaaacaaaggtttatagaACAACTTGACTATGAGATGTGCAAAAAAAGTAGTGTTCGATCTGGCAACGCTGGTGACGTCGGTCTTGGCAGGGAGAGAGGGGAATATGTGATACGTCATCAGAGCGAATTGGACCGCGCTAGTGCCACTTGGGCTGTTCGTAGCGGTTTCTTATAGCGAACAACGTTTTGCCTGTAGGTTATGACAATGAGTAACATGAATTTCGAACAATCGTATGCGGTCCTATATTGCTTCTGACTTGGACACAGTGCAACAGAAAAAGTTAGCAAAATTTCGGCATACATACAAAGACAGTGTTTTCTAAGAGCCCAAGTGTTTTGGTGGTTTAAGACATTTTCAGAAGGAAGACAGTAAATTTAAGATGAACCTCCCAGTGGAAGGCCTTCGGTCTCAAGAACTGATGGAAATGTCGACAGGGTCCGGGATTTGCGATGAGAATGGTAGGGGCACAGTGCAATTTCAGTCACATCACCGTCTATCAGACATCGACCAATGAACTGAGGATGAAAATCTACTTAAACCTGACTCCGAGAAGCTTCACTCGGGACCAACAGAATATGAGGATGGACAGGTATGTTGACTTCTTTGAGTCGATTGGAAATGGGCCCCTTTTCTAGAATGTGTTATTACCACTGACGAGACTTGGGTGTTGGGGTATGACATAGAAACCAAGCGCCAGAATATGGAATGGCACACACAAATCCCACCaatgtcagaaaaagaaagagtgAACAATTTGAAAATCTTTCTTGTTTTTGATAAGGAGTTTATCGCTCGAGATGCATTTTGCTAACAGTTGTATGCAAAAGGGCCATACATGTGAGACCAAACATGAGAAACAAGTTGGTGTTGGATCACGACAATGCAAAAGGATCATCTAGTTGAGAccagacataaaaaaaaaatctgggttTTGGATCACAACAACGTACCTCGTCCCACAGCAATGTCAGTAAGCCATTTTTTGACCAGCAAGAACATTCCTGGCTCCCCAGCCCAGCCTCCTCAATCTCTCGACCTCAGTTCTTATGCCTTTTTTCCATTTCAAAGAACGGAAAAAAACCTCAGAGACATCATTTTTGGGTCCCGAACAACATTCAAACGGCTTTAACCGACCAGGTAAAGGTTATTCCAGTATCGAAGTTCCAGCAATGTTATGACATGTAGAAAACCATTTCCAGCGCTATGTGGCTTCCCAAGGCAATTACTGTGACGGGAAAAATGCTGAACTGTAACGCTATTGGAGTGAAACAGACGAAAAAAATCCAATCTTCTTGCTTTATGTACACACCTCATAAAATAACGGAGGGTTTTTATAGGACACATCCAGACATATGAAGAAACAGCAAATTTAGTAATGTAGTGATGTTGGGGCGTTTTAATTTAGTAACGTGCAGATATTTAGACTAGATTATCTTCAAATAACGACTCAGTCATCAGCTAAGAATCGGTGTGAAGGTACGCGACCTTTACTAAACTGTACGTTTGCTCTGGAAGTTCTATGTTTTCGCTGTCGCCACTTCTCAAATTGACTACTATCCTATCCACCCTTTTCAACAGGATATGTGCAGATCTATGcatatcttcttcttctactacacaTATTGTAAAGTAATATATCGTGTTTTTCTGTTCCTACGTAAAGATTaacctgaggaactactgtaggttTCCCTCATACGGATTTTACTAACAGATAAATTGATTTACGAGGGAGGTTTATGTGTATAACTTACTAGTTGTCTGGGCAAAGATACATAGCGATGGGACAGGTCACTACCCCAGTACAGATCTTTCTGCAGTGGGCTAGCTTCTGAGTGACACACATTCTCTCTGTACCATGTCTCACCTGCAGAGCCTTGTCAGCCGAGTACTTCGTCTCCGATGTGATGATCTTGCCGTCCGGGTACTTCGCCCAGTGCACCACCGTGTCGCCTCCCTTGACGGAGTACTTGCTGCGTGTTGTGCGGTCCCACATCGTCTCGTCGAATTCCTCGTCCAGCTTGCACTTGGTGTCAAACTTGCGGCCAGCCCCTTCCAAACTGAAAGTGTACTCGTCGCCATTCACCGCCAAACCGATGGTTATTTTGGTTCCCAGTATTTCTTTCCGCCTATCTGCATCGTCGACACCTGTCAATAAAAAGTACATTAAGGACGCACACACCTAATTAAGATACAAATTTCTGTTTAGAATTTACTCTTTGCTTGATTCCTTTCCAGGAGCAGGAGGACTTCAGTAATCTGATGGTGGGTTCACAACAGCCCTCCACGCGTGAGTGCTCAAAGTTCAGATGGTGATCATGTTTTACGTATACAGTCGGTTTCATAATTACATGATCGAACTTCTTGCACGAGAAGCTATACTGCTGATACTCGAATAAACATGGAACTGCGAAGATTGACGTTTCCTGTGCTAAGAATATTTCTGTCTGTTTGTGGAGATAAGCAAGCATCTGGTTCGAGTCCAAGACATCTGCGAAGGGGCctgtttattttttaacattgtttTTCGGCCCCACAGTAGCGTTCTAGTGCATCAGTTTCTGGTCACTAGAGGGACAACAGTTCCCGAAAACACCCCATACTCGACTGATTCGTGCCCTTTCCTCAAACTCAAACCTTTCTCAACGGGCATCGGCTCAACACAACATGCGGCGAAGTGTTCACACTTGCCAACAAATGGACTCAGAGCAGATGATAAATACTTTGACAGGTTATAAGTCggtgcacccaaattactaacaatagggcgtagaggaaccccttccttatgcaacttaggcagaccatacaacctaggcggaacggcagcaccaggatgaagtttcttACGTAAGTCATCTGACAACGAACTCTTTTTCAACAGTGAAAGTGTCTTACGTTTGATCCTTTCTGTGGGGTCATTGGATAGTCTTCTGTACGTCGGGTCGTTGAGAAGTAAATCCATTTTTAGGACATAATCATCCCGCGTCATTACAAGTGTGAACACCATATACCCAAttcggtggattttattcgacgattgggatctttgaagttgagtccttcagatctgttagtgagtttcgatgtggtatccctatttacacgagttcctctggaagagtccctcagtttgatcagtgaaaaactggatgaagagctggtgaagctttgtcgtcatgtgctgacctccacgtattttttatttaacggtaacatttttgaacagaatgacggactGGCTATGGGTGGTCCTTTGTCACACATAGTCCCcaatttatggaggacttcgaggccatgacactgaggacttcagctttgcaaccaacgtgcttctggagatacgtggacgataccttcttcgtctggccgcatggacgtgatgctcttaacagatttttggaccacttcaactgtcttcatccccgtatcaaatttacattggaggttgaaaatgatgggatgcttccatttttagatgtAATgatttataaaaaaccagatggaactttgggacacagtgttcaccgaaagccaacacacacagattggtatctgcaccCTAAGAGCTGTCagccaccacaccaacgtagtggcgtccttaggactttggtacggagagaatatgccatttccgacgcagacagcttaacccaagaacttgagcatttgatgactgtttttaaggaaaatggatacaccgagaaacagattcgtcgggctatggaatttggaccatctccggaggtgtacgaaaaggaacatagatctgtggcctttcttccttatgctggaggcttatcgtttaagattggacgaattttaaggaattttaacattaagagtgtgctccgtccaccttctaagattagagctctgctcggctctgtgaagggaagaaacccggggtgtacaaaatcccgtgtcaatgtgggaaagcttacgttggccgttctattcgcacagtgaatgacaggtgtgtggaacatcgccgtcacacgaggctacaacagccggaaaaatcggccgtagcagaacactgcctaaatgagggacacaaaatgaaatttgaggaaactgttgtgattgccaacatttccggtttttagaatagtgtctataaagaggcgattgaaattaggttggctgataatttaatcaacagggacaatgggtttcctcttagcaaaacgtggaatcctgtattatctcgcatcaaaactgaacgttcttctgttcggccttgattgcgatatatcgttgccagcagtgtttcactaagggcggcgccacctccctgttttggaaggcagaaaccgtgatggacggtgcatgcgccgtgtactgaacggtggcctatataggacgtcgaactgcaatcttgcgtcagttctcagcgggactcatcagcagaagcagcatttcctgaagatggcgaacagttggatcgccgaaatatcgagtcaagttgattttaggattcagcagcaaacccgaagagacattCACGCTCCTAATATAGTTTTGGCCCAAATTTGCAATGCAGTACAGCAACTAATCTAAGCAGCATGGATTCCACAGGTGCATGAtacgtttgtggaggtatgtggcatcagatgtctaccaCCGTAATTCTCAGGGCTATGGCTTGAGGGTGCGATGCTGACGCTCATTAGGGATCCGGATACGTCCATCAaattcagatcaggcaaatttggtggccaacacatcaatgtgagttcacttcaCGCTCCGCAGACCACACTAGGATGGCACTGGTCTTCTGACACGGGATTTTACGAAACTGCAAGATGATATCGCCGTCAAGTaaggtgaggtcttatgggaccaaactgttgaggtcatcagtaccttaattactttaatttaaactaacttatgccaaggacaacacacacacccatgcccgagggaggactcgaacctccggcggggggagccgcgcggcccGTGACAACGCCACGGCTACCCCGCGTCGCCGTCAGGGAGACATTAACCATGAAGAGATTAGATTtggttagattcagttttcattccacagaCCCAGAAATGAGATgcgtgtggaacaagtcagaaagtataacgtTTTAATATAATGCTCAGTACCCTGGTCATTCGACAGGAGACTGTCAAAAATAGGAGAATACATTACAgtgaactggaactgctaatatattCGGAACTAATACCTGTCAGAATGAAACGTAGTTCTgcgcttttaataaatttatcatacacagaatacctaatcttgcctgttgtgaccaagtgttgtcaaaaatgaagtgtaacagacatttttacttaagctggtttaacagtacctacatctacatctacatcaataccccccaagccacctggcggtgtgtggcggagggcactttacgtgccacggtcgttacctcccttttctgttccagtcgcatatggttcgcgggaagaacgattgtctgaaaccctccgtacgcgctctaatctctctaattttacattcgttatctcctcgggaggtataagtagggggaagcaatatattcgatacgtcatccagcaacgcaccctctcgaaacctggcgagcaagctacaccgcgatgcagagcgcctctcttgcagagcctgccacttgagtttgctaaacatctccgtaccgctatcatggttaccaaataaccctgtgacgaaacgcgccgctcttctttggatcttctctatctcctccgtcaacccgatgtggtacggatcgcacactgatgagcgatactcaggtacaggtcgaacgaatgttttgtaagccacctcctttgttgatggactacattttctaaggactctcccaatgaatctcaatgtggcacccgccttaccagcaattaattttatatgatcatttcacttcaaatcgttccgcacgcatactcccagatattttacagaagtaactgctaccagtgtttgttccgctatcatataatcatacaataaaggatccttctttctatgtattcgcaatacattacatttgtctatgttaagggttagttgccactccctgcaccaagtgcctatccgctgcagatcttcctgcatttcgctacaattttctaatgctgcaacttctctgtatactacatcatcatccgcgaaaagccacatggagcttccgacactatctgctaggtcatttatatatattgtgaaaagtaatggtcccataacactcccctgtggcacgccagaggttactttaacgtctgtagacgtctccccattgataacaacatgctgtgttctgtttgctaaaaactcttcaatccagccacacagctggtctgatattccgtaggctcttactttgtttatcaggcgacagtgcggagctgtatcgaacgccttccggaagtcaagggaaatagcatctacctgcgagcctgtatctaatattttctgggtctcatgaacaaataacgcgagttgggtctcacacgatcgctgtttccggaatccatgttgattcctacagagtagattctgggtttccaaaaacgacatgatacgcgagcaaaaaacatgttctaaaattctacaacagatcgacgtcagagatataggtctatagttttgcgcatctgctcgacgacccttcttgaagactgggactacctgtgctcttttccaatcatttggaaccttccgttcctctagagacttgcggtacacggctgttagaaggggggcaagttctttcgcgtactctgtgtagaatcgaattggtatcccgtcaggtccagtggactttcctctgttgagtgattacagttgcttttctattccttggacacttatttcgatgtcagccattttttcgtctgtgcgaggatttagataaggaactgcagtgcggtcttcctctgtgaaacagctttggaaaaaggtgtttagtatttcagctttacgcgtgtcatcctctgtttcattcaACAGACTGTGTTTAAATTGTGGTTTATCTGAAAACAAGTTTTTAATGGtcactggcagtttattgaaaatgtgttttcctgaatattggactcGTTTTAGGACCAAGtaagtctttatgtagattgttcttattctagTATTGATACtttgtattgagctattggttggaaatagagatatattacttgcaacaatttTCGTTAAGGaacaaatatactgagaagcagtggttagaattcaAAGTTCCTTGGACAGGTTTCTAcacgatgttcttgaatttacaccaccaaTGAGTCTTACGGCGCGCTTTTGCACGCTAAGAAATTTTGTTCGTtttaatgagttaccccagaatataatcccGTCTGatataacagaatgaaagtaagcaaagtatgtaagttttttttatgtgtatatctcgtacatctgacatcattctcaccgcaaatacagacttgtttaggcgcttaagcaattctgtggtacacccatcccaactgaatttattatcgagttctaatcccagaaatttaactttatcggcctcttcgatctgcatgccttcatatgttatacactactggccattaaaattgctacaccacgaagatgatgtgctacagaagcgaaatttaaccgacagaaagaagatgttgtgatatgcaaatgattagcttttcagagcattcacacaattttggcgccggtggctacgCCTAGAACGTGCTCCTGTATTTTTTGGTTCTGataacaccccatgtcattccaagcatgtgtatcaatttgtacctctctacatacattactccgtgatttattcagttttcaaatttatactgactttttgatcatccggtactttCCTTCCTTCCTAACCGTGCCTCGCCGCCGCAACCCCGCCAACCCAAGGTGGGCAGTGATCTTTTGGCTCACCAGCGTACGTATCGTACACTAAGCCTGAAGAGAACTCACCGACGGCTTGCAGGAAGGCGTCCATGTTCTCCTGGCTGGCGACATCCAGCTCGTACTTCTTCCCTGAGAACTGTTTCACCATTTTGACGAGATGTGTGTCACCGGAGCACTATAGTGCAGGAAATTATACAGTGGTATCCTGGTGTACTACAGAGGCAGTATTTATGCAAAACCCCTACACCGAGCAGGCTGAAAGTCCCTGAGATAATGGGAGACAGTGGTAACAAGGCGCGTAGGCTGTCCAGCAAACAATGAGATAACAAATGAAAGAGCCGCGGG
This window contains:
- the LOC126203745 gene encoding fatty acid-binding protein, adipocyte-like, producing the protein MVKQFSGKKYELDVASQENMDAFLQAVGVDDADRRKEILGTKITIGLAVNGDEYTFSLEGAGRKFDTKCKLDEEFDETMWDRTTRSKYSVKGGDTVVHWAKYPDGKIITSETKYSADKALQTVTLGNVVAKKTFKAI